The following are from one region of the Novosphingobium aureum genome:
- the rfbA gene encoding glucose-1-phosphate thymidylyltransferase RfbA — protein MRKGIILAGGSGTRLYPLTRGVSKQLMPVYDKPMIYYPLSVLMLAGIRDILIITTPHDQAAFQAVLGDGSDFGVSLQYAIQPEPAGLAQAYHIGADFVGNDPSALILGDNIFYGHGLPELLDSADARQSGATVFGYYVNDPKAYGVVSFDADGKAETIEEKPEKPKSNFAVTGLYFYDGDVVEMAAGLKPSPRGELEITDLNRIYLERGDLSVEIMGRGYAWLDTGTHGNLLDAGNYVRIIEDRQGLKIACPEEIAWRKGYIDSARLEEIAAPLVKSGYGAYLLNLLETGERSLAAGVNA, from the coding sequence TTGAGAAAAGGTATCATTCTCGCCGGAGGGTCCGGAACGCGCCTCTATCCGCTCACGCGCGGCGTATCCAAGCAGCTGATGCCGGTCTACGACAAGCCGATGATCTACTATCCGCTGTCGGTCCTCATGCTTGCCGGCATCCGCGATATCCTGATCATCACGACGCCGCACGACCAGGCTGCCTTCCAGGCTGTCCTGGGTGACGGCTCGGACTTCGGCGTTTCGCTGCAATATGCGATCCAGCCTGAACCGGCCGGCCTCGCCCAAGCCTACCACATCGGCGCGGACTTCGTCGGCAACGATCCCTCCGCCCTGATCCTGGGCGACAACATCTTCTACGGTCACGGCTTGCCCGAACTGCTCGACAGCGCTGACGCACGCCAGTCCGGCGCCACGGTGTTCGGCTACTACGTCAACGATCCCAAGGCATACGGCGTGGTCTCGTTCGACGCCGACGGCAAGGCCGAGACGATCGAGGAAAAGCCGGAGAAGCCCAAGTCCAACTTCGCGGTGACCGGCCTCTACTTCTACGACGGCGACGTGGTCGAGATGGCTGCCGGGCTCAAGCCCAGCCCGCGCGGCGAACTCGAGATCACCGATCTCAACCGCATCTACCTCGAACGCGGCGACCTTTCGGTCGAGATCATGGGCCGCGGCTATGCCTGGCTCGACACCGGCACGCACGGCAACCTGCTCGATGCGGGCAACTACGTGCGCATCATCGAGGACCGCCAGGGCCTGAAGATCGCCTGCCCCGAGGAAATCGCCTGGCGCAAGGGCTATATCGACAGCGCCCGCCTCGAGGAAATCGCCGCTCCGCTTGTCAAGAGCGGCTATGGCGCTTACCTGCTCAACCTTCTCGAAACCGGCGAGCGCAGCCTTGCCGCGGGGGTGAACGCGTGA
- the rfbC gene encoding dTDP-4-dehydrorhamnose 3,5-epimerase produces the protein MNVIPTEIEGLVIIEPKVFGDERGFFMESWNKRTFAEHGLDITFDQDNHSRSARGVLRGLHYQQPNGQGKLVRVVSGRAWDVAVDLRAGSPTYGKWAGVELTGENKRMFWVPPGFAHGFVSLEDGTDFLYKCSGFYDPANEHSLMWNDPEVGIEWPLEGIEPQLSAKDKVGKALRDVEPIA, from the coding sequence GTGAATGTAATACCTACCGAGATCGAGGGGCTCGTGATCATCGAGCCCAAGGTCTTTGGCGATGAACGCGGCTTTTTCATGGAAAGCTGGAACAAGCGAACCTTTGCCGAGCACGGGCTCGACATCACGTTCGACCAGGACAATCACAGCCGCTCGGCGCGCGGTGTTCTGCGCGGCCTGCACTACCAGCAGCCCAACGGTCAGGGCAAGCTGGTGCGCGTGGTCTCGGGCCGGGCCTGGGACGTGGCGGTCGATCTGCGTGCCGGCTCTCCGACTTACGGCAAGTGGGCCGGTGTCGAGCTGACGGGCGAAAACAAGCGCATGTTCTGGGTCCCGCCCGGCTTCGCCCACGGCTTCGTCAGCCTCGAGGACGGCACCGACTTCCTCTACAAGTGCTCGGGATTCTACGATCCCGCCAACGAGCATTCGCTGATGTGGAACGATCCCGAAGTCGGCATCGAGTGGCCGCTCGAGGGTATCGAGCCGCAGCTCTCGGCCAAGGACAAGGTCGGCAAGGCGCTGCGCGACGTGGAACCGATCGCATGA
- the rfbB gene encoding dTDP-glucose 4,6-dehydratase, producing MANLIVTGGAGFIGANFVHYWNKVQPQDKIIVLDLLTYAGNKHNLDGLDDVQLVEGDICDTDLVSKIIDENAIDTIVHFAAESHVDRSITGPDAFVTTNVIGTHSLLKAAKKAWLDQGTGKPHRFHHVSTDEVYGSLGPNDPAFSETTAYAPNSPYSASKAGSDHLVRAYHHTFGLETTTSNCSNNYGPFQFPEKLIPLFTLNALNGKPLPIYGDGMNVRDWLHVEDHCRGIAACLDKGRPGETYNIGGGQELPNLTVIEEICRAVDNAFAADPSLAERFPNAPAAQGRKSEELKTFVTDRKGHDRRYAIDETKARDELGYAPARDFPQGFAETLDWFLAREDWWQPLLERAAITR from the coding sequence ATGGCTAATCTGATTGTAACCGGCGGCGCGGGCTTCATCGGCGCGAACTTCGTCCACTACTGGAACAAGGTCCAGCCGCAGGACAAGATCATCGTCCTCGACCTGCTGACCTATGCCGGCAACAAGCACAACCTCGACGGGCTTGACGACGTCCAGCTCGTCGAAGGCGATATCTGCGACACCGATCTGGTCTCGAAGATCATCGACGAGAATGCGATCGACACGATCGTGCACTTTGCCGCCGAAAGCCACGTCGACCGCTCGATCACCGGGCCCGACGCCTTCGTCACCACCAACGTGATCGGCACGCACAGCCTGCTCAAGGCCGCAAAGAAGGCCTGGCTCGATCAGGGCACCGGCAAGCCGCACCGTTTCCACCACGTCTCGACCGACGAGGTCTACGGTTCGCTCGGCCCCAACGACCCGGCCTTCAGCGAGACCACGGCCTATGCGCCCAACTCGCCCTATTCGGCCTCGAAGGCAGGCAGCGACCACCTCGTTCGCGCCTATCATCACACCTTCGGCCTCGAGACCACGACCAGCAACTGCTCGAACAACTACGGGCCGTTCCAGTTTCCCGAGAAGCTGATCCCGCTGTTCACGCTCAATGCGCTCAACGGCAAGCCGCTGCCGATCTACGGCGACGGCATGAACGTGCGCGACTGGCTCCACGTCGAGGATCACTGCCGCGGCATCGCCGCCTGCCTCGACAAGGGCCGCCCCGGCGAGACCTACAACATCGGTGGCGGGCAGGAACTGCCCAACCTCACCGTGATCGAGGAAATCTGCCGCGCGGTCGACAATGCCTTCGCCGCCGATCCGAGCCTTGCCGAGCGTTTTCCCAACGCCCCGGCCGCCCAGGGCCGCAAGAGCGAGGAGCTCAAGACCTTCGTCACCGACCGCAAGGGCCACGACCGTCGCTACGCGATCGACGAGACCAAGGCGCGCGACGAACTGGGCTATGCCCCGGCCCGCGACTTCCCGCAGGGCTTTGCCGAAACGCTCGACTGGTTCCTCGCACGCGAGGACTGGTGGCAGCCGCTGCTGGAACGCGCGGCAATTACACGCTAA
- the rfbD gene encoding dTDP-4-dehydrorhamnose reductase: MKALIVGANGQLGRGLSACAPRDAEVTSHDITTLDITDAGAVLDAARNAAPDVIFNAAAYTAVDKAESEEAAALAVNATAVGHLAKAASETGAKLVHVSTDFVFDGLSGVPYAPDAPTAPLGAYGRTKLAGEQAAGADALIVRTAWVYAPAGGNFVRTMLRLMSERPEVRVVADQIGSPTYAPGLASALWTMAKNGASGLHHYTDAGACSWYDFAVAIQEEALAAGLLDKAVPVLPINTSDFPTPAKRPHFSVLDKTSTFELLGGPTPHWRTNLRTMIAEIKTNG, translated from the coding sequence ATGAAGGCACTGATCGTCGGTGCCAATGGCCAGCTCGGACGCGGCCTGTCGGCCTGCGCTCCGCGCGATGCCGAGGTCACCAGCCACGACATCACCACGCTCGACATCACCGATGCCGGGGCCGTGCTCGATGCAGCCCGCAACGCCGCGCCCGACGTGATCTTCAATGCTGCGGCCTATACCGCAGTCGACAAGGCCGAGAGCGAGGAAGCGGCAGCGCTGGCGGTCAACGCCACCGCCGTCGGCCACCTCGCCAAGGCAGCGAGCGAAACCGGCGCGAAACTGGTCCACGTCTCGACCGACTTCGTGTTCGACGGTCTGTCGGGCGTGCCTTACGCCCCGGATGCGCCGACTGCGCCTCTGGGCGCCTACGGGCGCACCAAGCTGGCCGGAGAACAGGCCGCCGGCGCCGATGCGCTGATCGTGCGTACTGCCTGGGTCTATGCCCCGGCAGGCGGCAACTTCGTGCGCACCATGCTGCGCCTCATGAGCGAGCGGCCCGAGGTTCGCGTCGTCGCCGATCAGATCGGCAGCCCGACCTATGCCCCGGGCCTCGCCAGCGCGCTATGGACCATGGCGAAAAACGGCGCATCGGGCCTGCATCATTATACCGATGCCGGCGCCTGCAGCTGGTATGACTTCGCTGTCGCCATCCAGGAAGAGGCGCTCGCGGCCGGCCTGCTCGACAAGGCCGTTCCTGTACTTCCGATCAATACATCCGACTTCCCCACACCTGCGAAGCGTCCGCACTTCTCGGTCCTCGACAAGACTTCGACGTTCGAGCTACTGGGCGGCCCCACGCCGCACTGGCGCACCAACCTTCGCACGATGATCGCAGAGATTAAAACCAATGGCTAA
- a CDS encoding DUF1972 domain-containing protein gives MELPEKHLIILGIRGVPAAHGGFESFAERLAPWMAQSGWKVTVYCQGSETGERYEDTWEGCRRIHVPVRGDGAASTVEFDIKSTLDAVKHKAVLLTLGYNTGFLAAYVRLRGKLNLINMDGIEWRRAKYPWPLKLYLLINERFAAASGNRLIADHPEIARHHAGHADPEKITMIPYGSDRVDCAEEARLAPFGLERDRFFTVIARPEPENSMLEIVRAFSRKKRDAKLVVLGNYNQDHPYQAKVLNAASEEVLFPGAIYDKSTLSALRLYGRAYVHGHQVGGTNPSLVEALGAGNAVIAHDNPFNRWVAGEAGLYFPDENGCEAQIEALLASDSMLSAMRAAATQRWSEEFTWPKILGQYRELLERSLQAG, from the coding sequence GTGGAACTGCCAGAAAAGCATCTCATAATCCTCGGTATCAGGGGTGTACCGGCTGCTCATGGCGGGTTCGAAAGTTTTGCGGAACGTCTGGCTCCGTGGATGGCGCAGAGCGGCTGGAAGGTTACCGTCTACTGCCAGGGCAGCGAGACGGGCGAGCGCTACGAGGACACCTGGGAAGGGTGCCGCAGGATCCACGTCCCGGTTCGCGGTGACGGTGCGGCCTCGACCGTCGAATTCGACATCAAGTCCACGCTCGACGCCGTCAAGCACAAGGCGGTCCTGCTGACACTGGGATACAACACCGGTTTCCTCGCGGCCTACGTGCGCCTGCGCGGCAAGCTCAACCTGATCAACATGGACGGGATCGAGTGGCGGCGCGCCAAGTATCCCTGGCCGCTCAAGCTCTATCTGCTGATCAACGAGCGTTTTGCTGCCGCCTCGGGCAATCGCCTGATCGCCGACCATCCCGAGATCGCACGCCACCATGCCGGGCATGCCGATCCCGAGAAGATTACGATGATCCCTTATGGCAGCGACCGGGTCGATTGCGCCGAAGAGGCCCGGCTCGCCCCCTTCGGTCTCGAGCGCGATCGCTTCTTCACCGTGATTGCCCGCCCCGAACCCGAGAACTCGATGCTCGAGATCGTGCGTGCCTTCTCACGCAAGAAGCGCGATGCCAAGCTCGTCGTGCTCGGGAACTACAACCAGGACCATCCCTACCAGGCAAAGGTTCTCAACGCGGCCAGCGAGGAAGTGCTGTTCCCCGGCGCGATCTACGACAAGTCGACACTGAGCGCGCTGCGCCTCTATGGCCGGGCCTATGTCCATGGCCATCAGGTCGGCGGGACCAACCCTTCGCTGGTCGAGGCGCTGGGCGCAGGCAACGCGGTCATTGCCCACGACAATCCGTTCAATCGCTGGGTCGCCGGAGAAGCGGGGCTCTATTTCCCCGACGAGAACGGCTGCGAGGCACAGATCGAGGCCCTGCTCGCCTCGGATTCAATGCTCTCGGCAATGCGCGCTGCAGCCACGCAGCGTTGGTCCGAAGAGTTTACCTGGCCCAAGATTCTCGGCCAGTATCGCGAATTGCTCGAGCGCAGCCTGCAGGCTGGCTGA
- the otsA gene encoding alpha,alpha-trehalose-phosphate synthase (UDP-forming), whose amino-acid sequence MSRLIVISNRVSVPKAAGAAGAQGGLAVALNSALREHRGIWFGWSGQEVEEFTGHLDMQRNQGVTTATIDLEPQDIEEYYNGYANRTLWPLFHYRIDLTEYDRNFGEGYERVNARFADSVRPLIEPDDLVWVHDYHLLPLGSLLRAKGVKNRMGLFLHTPWPPTRLLVSLPFHERLVESMLAYNVIGFQTEEWLNSFLHYLEKEMGLPIGEDGHVEYQGRKILCKAFPIGIDFKEFTEGANSDEAKEAHDKLKASVRGRKMLIGVDRLDYSKGLGERFESFGRFLADNPEQASQVVLLQIAPPSRGDVASYQQIREDLERKTGHINGAYADVAFVPIRYVNRGYPRRQLAGFYRAAEVGLVTPLRDGMNLVAKEYIAAQDPEDPGVLILSQFAGSALQLKDALQVNPHSIEHVSETIKLALAMPLEERRRRHEALYDSVRDTDVVYWREEFVRALFGEEATPDTRESLQIDQTA is encoded by the coding sequence ATGAGCCGCTTGATCGTGATATCCAACCGGGTTTCGGTACCCAAGGCCGCCGGCGCCGCCGGAGCCCAGGGGGGACTCGCGGTCGCGCTCAACTCTGCCCTGCGCGAGCATCGCGGCATCTGGTTCGGCTGGTCGGGGCAGGAGGTCGAGGAGTTCACCGGCCACCTCGACATGCAGCGCAATCAGGGCGTGACGACGGCAACGATCGACCTCGAACCGCAGGACATCGAGGAATACTACAATGGCTACGCCAACCGGACCTTGTGGCCCTTGTTCCACTACCGCATTGACCTGACCGAGTACGACCGCAACTTCGGCGAAGGCTACGAACGCGTTAACGCGCGCTTCGCCGATTCCGTCCGCCCACTGATCGAACCCGACGATCTGGTCTGGGTCCACGACTACCACCTGCTTCCGCTTGGCTCGCTGCTGCGCGCCAAGGGTGTCAAGAACCGCATGGGTCTGTTCCTGCACACGCCCTGGCCGCCAACGCGCCTCCTGGTCTCGCTGCCGTTTCACGAGCGACTGGTGGAATCAATGCTGGCCTACAACGTCATCGGCTTTCAGACCGAGGAATGGCTCAACAGCTTCCTGCACTACCTCGAGAAGGAAATGGGCCTGCCCATCGGCGAGGACGGCCATGTCGAGTACCAGGGCCGCAAGATCCTGTGCAAGGCGTTCCCTATCGGCATCGACTTCAAGGAATTCACCGAGGGCGCGAACAGCGACGAGGCCAAGGAAGCGCACGACAAGCTCAAGGCGAGCGTGCGTGGACGCAAGATGCTGATCGGCGTCGACCGGCTCGACTATTCCAAGGGGCTGGGCGAACGCTTCGAAAGCTTCGGGCGTTTCCTTGCCGACAATCCCGAGCAGGCATCGCAAGTCGTGCTGCTGCAGATCGCTCCGCCTTCGCGCGGCGACGTGGCCAGCTACCAGCAGATCCGCGAGGACCTCGAACGCAAGACGGGCCATATCAACGGCGCCTATGCCGATGTCGCCTTCGTGCCGATCCGCTACGTCAACCGTGGCTATCCGCGCCGCCAGCTCGCCGGTTTCTACCGTGCCGCCGAGGTCGGGCTGGTCACGCCCCTTCGTGACGGGATGAACCTCGTCGCCAAGGAATATATCGCCGCGCAGGACCCCGAGGATCCGGGCGTGCTGATCCTGTCGCAGTTCGCGGGCTCCGCGCTCCAGCTCAAGGACGCGCTACAGGTCAACCCGCATTCGATCGAGCACGTCAGCGAGACGATCAAGCTGGCGCTCGCGATGCCGCTAGAGGAACGCCGCCGCCGCCACGAGGCACTGTATGATTCGGTGCGCGATACCGATGTCGTCTACTGGCGCGAGGAATTCGTGCGCGCGCTGTTCGGCGAAGAGGCGACCCCCGACACGCGCGAGAGCCTGCAAATCGACCAGACGGCCTGA